Proteins encoded together in one bacterium window:
- a CDS encoding YfcE family phosphodiesterase, with amino-acid sequence MHGNIEALKAAHNAVNTLKVDKIYHLGDLGGYAPFVNEVVDFLMEHKIEGVQGNYDFNVASNSEHCGCKYEDAVQAEFAQKSFEWTKARTSPESKEYMRNLPAEISFSAHGKRVKLFHATPHKNNLYWYEDRPDKFFLQMAEKTDADLMVYGHTHKPYRKDIMGKIFINAGSVGKPKDGDTRTCVALINIADEGIKSKFFRIPYDVEKTVQTIRESGLPAYFADKLREGR; translated from the coding sequence CGGAAATATAGAGGCTTTAAAAGCAGCTCATAACGCCGTAAATACTCTCAAAGTTGATAAGATATATCATCTCGGCGACTTGGGAGGTTACGCGCCGTTTGTAAATGAGGTTGTCGATTTTCTTATGGAACATAAGATAGAAGGCGTTCAGGGAAATTATGATTTTAATGTGGCCAGCAACAGCGAACACTGCGGGTGCAAATACGAGGACGCCGTCCAGGCTGAATTCGCTCAAAAATCATTCGAGTGGACCAAGGCGCGTACCTCTCCCGAAAGCAAAGAATATATGAGAAACCTGCCTGCCGAAATTTCTTTTTCCGCTCACGGGAAAAGAGTGAAACTCTTTCACGCCACACCTCATAAGAATAATTTGTATTGGTATGAAGACCGCCCTGATAAGTTTTTTCTTCAGATGGCTGAAAAAACAGACGCTGATTTAATGGTGTACGGACACACCCATAAACCTTACAGAAAAGATATAATGGGAAAAATTTTCATTAACGCGGGAAGCGTCGGCAAACCTAAAGACGGAGATACAAGAACTTGCGTGGCATTGATTAACATTGCAGACGAAGGAATTAAAAGCAAGTTTTTTAGAATACCTTACGATGTAGAAAAAACAGTTCAAACCATTCGTGAGAGCGGCCTGCCCGCGTATTTCGCGGATAAACTCAGGGAAGGCCGGTGA